In Calorimonas adulescens, the sequence GAAGACTTTTATGATGAACTCAACAGACTTAAATTTAAATATATAAACAGCAAAAGAATAACTGTAGATATGCGCATCAAATACTCTATATATATGCTCTTTATCTATTCTGCGCTTATTGACTCTGATAAGAGAGAAGCAGGTAGGGTAGGGTCAGTTGAAAGGAAGAAAATACCGGCGTATGTAATAGACAGATATAGACACGCTAATTTTTCAGACAAACATGACGAACCAATGGCATGGATAAGAGACGAAATATATGATTCAGTAAATAAGAATATAAAAGGCCTGGACCTCAACAAACACATACTGACTATAACGGCACCCACAGGTTCTGGTAAGACAATTACAGGTTTTTCTGCTGCAGTTAACCTTAGAGACAGGATAAACTCAGAGAAGGGATATACACCGAGAATTGTATACGCTCTTCCGTTTACCAGTATAATTGACCAGAATTATGATACGATACACAAGATATTGGAGGGCATAGATGATTTTAAAGAAAATGAGAATTTATATATTATAAAGCATCATCATCTTGCTGATGTAAAATATATGGAAGATGACAAGGAAAGGCCAGTGGATGAATCCCTTGCCCTGATTGAAGCGTGGGAATCTGAGATTGTGGTTACAACGTTTATTCAGTTTTTCTATACCCTTATTGGATACAGGAACAGGATGCTAAAAAAATACCACAATATAGCAGGATCTATAGTTATCTTGGACGAGGTACAAAACATACCGATGGAATACTGGGGTGACGTGGGTAAGGTATTGAAATATACATCAGAGATACTGAATATGTATATTATCCTTATGACAGCTACGAAACCATTGATTTTCGGAGAGGGAGAATATGTAGAGCTTGTTGACACACCAGATAAATACTTTAAAGGATTGGATCGGGTCTCTCTGCTTCCTAATATGAAAGAGATGGATATAGAATCGTTTACAGAAGAAATTGTACAAAATTATGACCCCTATAAATCATACATGATTGTCATGAATACGATAGTAAGCTCCATAGAAGTCTTTGAAAAACTAAAAGAAAAGATGAAAGACAGGTATAAAGAAAACATGCCCGAGTTTATTTATCTCTCTGCCAATATAGTGCCGTATCGTAGAAAAAGGAAGCTTGAGGAAGTAAAGAGAAAGCTTAAAGCAGGTAAAAAACTATTTATTGTCTCGACACAGGTGGTGGAGGCGGGCGTTGATATAGACCTCGATGTGGTGATAAGGGATATAGGGCCATTTGACTCAATTATGCAGGTGGCCGGCAGATGTAACAGGGAAAATGGCCCACAGAAAGGGAAAGTATTTGTTTATAACCTTATAAGGGATAGCGGCAGGTATTATTATGAGCATATATATGGAAAGGTTCACTGCTTTACAACCAGAGAAATATTAAAAGACGAAAGAGAAATAAATGAGGGTAGCTTTTTGGGCATGATAGAGGCATATTTTGAAAAAGCAAGAGAGAGGACAGCCAGTGTCAATGGTGCTCTTGTAAAAGCTATTGCTGATATGAGGTTTGATGATAAAGAAAAAAACGTAAAAGATATTGAGTATGTCTCTGACTTTGAACTTATAGATGAGCTACCAGGTTATGTAGATGTATTTATAGAGACAGATGATGACGTTGAGGTGACGGTTGACGGAATTACTAAAATGGTGAAGCCGTCGGATATATTTAATTTCTATAAAGAGGGGGTCCTCAATACAAAAGATATGAAGAAAAAGAAGGAAAATTATTTAAAGATAAAGAAATATTTTAGAGAATTTGTCATATCCGTCAATTCTAGATATCTGCCAGAAGAGCTTGAAGTCTGGCATGGCTCAAACCTTTACCGGATATCTGCTGATGCGTTGGATCTGTATTATGATGATACTATAGGCTTTAAGAGGGTTAGGGATGAGAGCATCTTTGTATAACGGAGGGTAGAGTGGTATGGACAAGGAGGAAGAGGTAAGGGTAAATGGGACATTGGTATGGTATTATAACGTGTGCGAGAGAGAGGCATGGCTCATGAGCCATGGTGTGACACCGGATCAAAGTGACGCTAATGTTGAAATGGGCCGCTTTATCCATGAAAAGAGTTATAGAAGAGAGACTAAAGAGGTATCTACCAGTGGTATAAAGATTGACATATTAAGAAAAGAAGACGGCCAGTTGGTCATCGGAGAACTTAAAAAGAGCTCTAGATTTAAAGAAATAACAAAATGGCAGTTAAAATTCTACATGTATGAACTTGAAAAGCAAGGCATAAAGGCAAGAGGTGAACTGCTGTTTCCCGAGGAAAAACGTAAGGAACAGGTATTTCTCACTCAGGAGGACAGACTAAGACTGGATAACCAGATAAAAGAAATATTGCGCCTTGTATATCAAAGCGAACCACCAGAGCCCATTAAGATTGCTTTCTGTAAAAACTGTGCCTATGCAGAATTCTGTTGGGCTTGAAAGAGGTGATGCGATTGAAAAGAAGCTTTTATATAATGAGCGATGGAGAAATAAAAAGAAAAGACAACACGTTTGTCTTTGAAAATGATTCAGGGAAAAAGTATATACCTATAGAGGAACTCAATGATATCTACGTATTTGGAGAACTGACACTTAACAAAAGATTTTTGGAATATGCCAGTCAAAAAGAAGTGCCTGTTCATTTCTTCAATCACTATGGTTACTACATAGGTAGTTTTTACCCAAGGGAACACTTGAATTCAGGGTATATGATTTTAAAACAAGCTGAACATTATTTAGATAGTACTAAGAGACTGTTTTTGGCCAGGCAGTTTGTAGCAGGCTCTGCCCAGAACATACTGCATGTATTGAAATATTATATAAATCGTGACAAAGAAATGCTCAATGATACTTACTATGCTATCGAGGAATTGATGGGAAGACTTGAAGGATGCACTGAAGTAAGTCAGCTTATGGCCATAGAGGGAAATATACGTGACCTTTATTATAAAGCATTCGACTTAATATTGGAAAATCCAGATTTTTCGTTTGAAAAGAGGACAAGGAGGCCCCCGCAAAATTATATTAATACCATGATTAGTTTTGGCAATTCCATTATTTACACTATTGTATTAAGTGAAATATATAAAACACATCTTGATCCTCGAATTGGTTATCTTCACTCTACAAACTTCAGGCGGTTTACCTTAAATCTTGACGTATCTGAAATTTTCAAACCCATAATTGTAGACAGGATGATTCTCACACTCATAGGTAAAAAAATGATTACAAAAAGTGATTTTGATAAAAACGCAAATGGGATTATAATGAAAGACAAAGGAAAACAGTTAATACTTCAAGAAATTGACAAAAAAATGGGTGTGACTATAAAGCACAGAGAACTTGGAAGAGAAGTATCCTACCGGACAATAGTCAGGATGGAACTATATAAGCTGGAAAAGCACCTTATGGGAGAAAAAGAATTTAAACCGTTTCAATCAAAATGGTGATTTTAGGAGCACAACGATGTTTGTGATTTTAGTCTATGATGTCAATGAAAAAAGAGTTGCCAAAGCCTTAAAAACATGCAGAAAATATCTTTATTGGGTCCAGAACTCAGTTTTTGAAGGGGAACTATCTGAGGCAAACTACAAAAAACTCAAATTCGAATTGGAAAAAATAATCAATAAGGAGGAAGACTCTGTAATATTTTATACATTTAGGAGTATGAGATATTCTGAAAGAGAATCAATGGGTCTCAAAAAAGGTGGAGATGTTAATTTCTTATAAAAGTCGTCGATGTGCGGTAATGTAAAAATACCTGGGCATCGACGACCCTACTTTATAATCTCTTTTCTTTCTATTTCAACTGTCCATGACATTAAATAATATAACGGCATGTGCTTTAAAGTAAAATGTGCTATAATAAAAATATTAGGTTTTATGCATATTTTGATTAGTTTTTAGCCTACCTCCAAGGAATTGAAACTACTCCATCTGCCTTTTAAATTCATGGAATGTCTGTTGTTTTTAGCCTACCTCCAAGGAATTGAAACAAGATAGCTCCCCAGGAGACCACGGGACGCCACCTGGGTTTTTAGCCTACCTCCAAGGAATTGAAACACAGGATATGCAAAATCAACGGGGTTTCCCCGGTATAGTTTTTAGCCTACCTCCAAGGAATTGAAACCAGGAATAAAATAGGCCTGTGCTCTGATTTCAAACATGTTTTTAGCCTACCTCCAAGGAATTGAAACTTTCTTTTTCCGTCTGGCTGGTGCGCATCTCATCGGTTTTTAGCCTACCTCCAAGGAATTGAAACTTGATAATATCAACGGAAAGCTTGTTGCGGTTGACGTTTTTAGCCTACCTCCAAGGAATTGAAACCAGAAAAACTAACAATATAAAGAAGTTAGAATTCCGGTTTTTAGCCTACCTCCAAGGAATTGAAACGGTGAACATACGAAAGGAGATTCTTGAATGAATAAAGTTTTTAGCCTACCTCCAAGGAATTGAAACCGCCGTTAGATTCCATTCTCTTCCTTTCTTCGTCGAGTTTTTAGCCTACCTCCAAGGAATTGAAACATAAGGGGGGCATTTTTGGCTTTTTCAGCCTCTTTGTTTTTAGCCTACCTCCAAGGAATTGAAACAAAGAGCAGCGGCGTTGAGGAAGCTGCCATTGCATTTGAGTTTTTAGCCTACCTCCAAGGAATTGAAACTGGGCCAATATGCTGTACTCAGCCTTCGGAGACTCTGTTTTTAGCCTACCTCCAAGGAATTGAAACTTGGT encodes:
- the cas3 gene encoding CRISPR-associated helicase Cas3', whose protein sequence is MIFYSHIDRDNNNNITAKRELGQHLINVASTVKDIIANSYVENRERLSDIGWIVGLCHDFGKFTTYFQDYLLENTKLGQKKNHGFISALFSSYQIKHLFKDKEYMPLFVYFMVLHHHGDLKNLDVDLILSKESEYNTDLKEKLDITRLQVEDMTRNIGDIKDVYRKLDPSVDVGGFLQDWEDFYDELNRLKFKYINSKRITVDMRIKYSIYMLFIYSALIDSDKREAGRVGSVERKKIPAYVIDRYRHANFSDKHDEPMAWIRDEIYDSVNKNIKGLDLNKHILTITAPTGSGKTITGFSAAVNLRDRINSEKGYTPRIVYALPFTSIIDQNYDTIHKILEGIDDFKENENLYIIKHHHLADVKYMEDDKERPVDESLALIEAWESEIVVTTFIQFFYTLIGYRNRMLKKYHNIAGSIVILDEVQNIPMEYWGDVGKVLKYTSEILNMYIILMTATKPLIFGEGEYVELVDTPDKYFKGLDRVSLLPNMKEMDIESFTEEIVQNYDPYKSYMIVMNTIVSSIEVFEKLKEKMKDRYKENMPEFIYLSANIVPYRRKRKLEEVKRKLKAGKKLFIVSTQVVEAGVDIDLDVVIRDIGPFDSIMQVAGRCNRENGPQKGKVFVYNLIRDSGRYYYEHIYGKVHCFTTREILKDEREINEGSFLGMIEAYFEKARERTASVNGALVKAIADMRFDDKEKNVKDIEYVSDFELIDELPGYVDVFIETDDDVEVTVDGITKMVKPSDIFNFYKEGVLNTKDMKKKKENYLKIKKYFREFVISVNSRYLPEELEVWHGSNLYRISADALDLYYDDTIGFKRVRDESIFV
- the cas1b gene encoding type I-B CRISPR-associated endonuclease Cas1b; translation: MKRSFYIMSDGEIKRKDNTFVFENDSGKKYIPIEELNDIYVFGELTLNKRFLEYASQKEVPVHFFNHYGYYIGSFYPREHLNSGYMILKQAEHYLDSTKRLFLARQFVAGSAQNILHVLKYYINRDKEMLNDTYYAIEELMGRLEGCTEVSQLMAIEGNIRDLYYKAFDLILENPDFSFEKRTRRPPQNYINTMISFGNSIIYTIVLSEIYKTHLDPRIGYLHSTNFRRFTLNLDVSEIFKPIIVDRMILTLIGKKMITKSDFDKNANGIIMKDKGKQLILQEIDKKMGVTIKHRELGREVSYRTIVRMELYKLEKHLMGEKEFKPFQSKW
- the cas4 gene encoding CRISPR-associated protein Cas4 — its product is MDKEEEVRVNGTLVWYYNVCEREAWLMSHGVTPDQSDANVEMGRFIHEKSYRRETKEVSTSGIKIDILRKEDGQLVIGELKKSSRFKEITKWQLKFYMYELEKQGIKARGELLFPEEKRKEQVFLTQEDRLRLDNQIKEILRLVYQSEPPEPIKIAFCKNCAYAEFCWA
- the cas2 gene encoding CRISPR-associated endonuclease Cas2, whose protein sequence is MFVILVYDVNEKRVAKALKTCRKYLYWVQNSVFEGELSEANYKKLKFELEKIINKEEDSVIFYTFRSMRYSERESMGLKKGGDVNFL